One part of the Marichromatium purpuratum 984 genome encodes these proteins:
- the cas6 gene encoding type I-MYXAN CRISPR-associated protein Cas6/Cmx6, translated as MYWQEPEQEDDFRVPADVVELVFAIDCRALPVDHADALHRALIVAQPWLAETAGLGIHSIHGAGSQNGWERPPHGTDTCLQLSRRTKLRLRVPQHLSDSLLATLPGSHIEVAGHPLTIGQGRIRSLDPNPTQFARHVVCSAEEDENAFLERAAETLARIEVGVRKALCGRALTLVTADGPLHTRSLLLANLPPDESIRLQQHGLGSHRHLGCGLFIAHKGIDPVRPG; from the coding sequence ATGTACTGGCAAGAACCCGAGCAGGAAGACGACTTCAGGGTCCCGGCAGACGTTGTCGAACTGGTCTTCGCGATCGACTGCCGGGCGCTCCCGGTCGATCATGCCGATGCCCTGCATCGCGCACTGATCGTCGCCCAGCCCTGGCTGGCCGAGACCGCCGGGCTCGGCATCCACAGCATCCACGGCGCCGGCTCACAGAACGGCTGGGAGCGCCCGCCGCACGGCACCGACACCTGCCTGCAGCTCTCGCGCCGCACCAAGCTGCGGCTGCGCGTCCCGCAACACCTGTCCGACTCGCTGCTGGCGACACTGCCGGGCAGCCACATCGAGGTCGCCGGTCATCCGCTGACCATCGGGCAGGGACGCATCCGATCGCTCGATCCCAACCCCACGCAGTTCGCCCGTCATGTCGTCTGCAGCGCCGAGGAGGACGAGAACGCCTTCCTCGAACGCGCCGCCGAGACGCTCGCCCGGATCGAGGTCGGGGTGCGCAAGGCGCTGTGCGGTCGCGCCCTCACGCTCGTCACCGCCGACGGCCCCCTTCACACCCGCAGCCTGCTGCTGGCAAATCTGCCGCCCGACGAGTCGATCCGGCTCCAGCAGCATGGGCTCGGGTCGCACCGTCACCTCGGCTGCGGACTGT